The Cellulomonas wangleii genome includes a region encoding these proteins:
- the smc gene encoding chromosome segregation protein SMC, with protein MHLKTLTLRGFKSFASATTLSFEPGITCVVGPNGSGKSNVVDALAWVMGEQGAKSLRGGKMEDVIFAGTSGRPPLGRAEVSLTIDNTDGALPIEYSEVTISRTLFRNGGSEYAINGRGCRLLDIQDLLSDSGLGREMHVIVGQGQLDAVLRATPEERRGFIEEAAGVLKHRKRKEKALRKLDAMQGNLTRLGDLTAEIRRQLGPLGRQAEVARKAAVVQSDLRDSRARLLADDLAQLRARLEQEIADESAVRERREQVETALAEARGRLVALERQAAEAAPAVSEAGDVWYRLSSLRERVRGTASLAADRARLLGSATTERPTGQDPADLEAQAARVRTAEAELTADVELARAAVTAAGTARQEAEAAAGAAERALADLQRSAADRREGVARLAGQVAARRSRVEATEAEIGRLRASLAAAEERARDATTQFAALESQVAGVEQGEEGLDAEHEAAAEALDTATARVAELEDALRAAERERDQQTSRAETLEMSLSRKDGAGALLAADTLPGVVGSVAALLSVGERDEEAIVAALGAVADAVAVESVDAAVDAIRHLRAEDAGRATLLVAGASPDSDVDLPAGADRAVDLVQAPATVRDAVRALLADVVVVDDLAAARPLVAAHPHLVVATRTGDVLSRHRASGGSASAPSALHLQAALDTARSAAATATASAERLRFELATAREDRAAAQEQVDATLERLNESDAALAAVAEQLGHLGSAARAARAEAERVQRSLEAAGATLEADHATLVELTERLAAAQEAPQDTEAAIAGATARRDATAQAATAARGRETEARLTLRTGEERARALAGRAESLERAATAERAAREKAARRQQERARQAAVARAVQTAAARTGELLDRALRRAADERDAAEAARAERDAALTTVRAQVDVLVRDLAELTDVAHKDEVARAEQRLRIEQLETRAVEELGLDPEVLLEEFGPHRDVPVVLPPGTEPAPEAPTAVPYVRAEQEKRLRSAERALAQLGRVNPLALEEFDALEERHRFLVEQLADLKKSRSDLLEIVKDIDQRVEQVFTEAYRDTAAAFDVVFPRLFPGGEGRLVLTDPDDMLTTGIEVEARPAGKKVKRLSLLSGGERSLTAVALLVAIFKARPSPFYVMDEVEAALDDANLGRLLEIFRELQQDSQLIVVTHQKRTMEIADALYGVTMRGDGVTTVISQRMTDDVPA; from the coding sequence GTGCACCTCAAGACCCTGACCCTGCGCGGGTTCAAGTCGTTCGCCTCGGCGACGACGCTGAGCTTCGAGCCGGGCATCACGTGCGTCGTCGGGCCGAACGGCTCCGGCAAGTCCAACGTCGTGGACGCGCTCGCCTGGGTGATGGGGGAGCAGGGTGCCAAGTCGCTGCGCGGCGGCAAGATGGAGGACGTCATCTTCGCCGGGACGTCCGGCCGCCCGCCGCTGGGACGGGCCGAGGTCTCGCTGACGATCGACAACACCGACGGTGCGCTGCCGATCGAGTACTCCGAGGTCACGATCTCGCGGACGCTGTTCCGCAACGGCGGCTCCGAGTACGCGATCAACGGCCGCGGCTGCCGCCTGCTGGACATCCAGGACCTGCTGTCCGACTCCGGCCTGGGCCGCGAGATGCACGTCATCGTCGGGCAGGGGCAGCTCGACGCCGTGCTGCGCGCGACCCCCGAGGAGCGTCGCGGATTCATCGAGGAGGCAGCGGGGGTCCTCAAGCACCGCAAGCGCAAGGAGAAGGCGCTGCGCAAGCTCGACGCGATGCAGGGCAACCTCACGCGGCTGGGTGACCTCACCGCGGAGATCCGCCGCCAGCTCGGTCCGCTCGGCCGGCAGGCGGAGGTCGCCCGCAAGGCGGCCGTGGTCCAGTCGGACCTGCGCGACTCGCGGGCGCGGCTGCTCGCGGACGACCTGGCACAGCTGCGGGCCCGTCTGGAGCAGGAGATCGCCGACGAGTCAGCCGTGCGGGAGCGCCGCGAGCAGGTCGAGACGGCGCTCGCCGAGGCCCGTGGCCGGCTGGTGGCGCTCGAACGGCAGGCCGCGGAGGCGGCGCCGGCCGTGAGCGAGGCCGGTGACGTCTGGTACCGGCTCTCGTCGCTGCGCGAGCGCGTGCGCGGCACCGCGTCGCTCGCGGCGGACCGCGCACGGCTGCTGGGGTCGGCCACCACCGAGCGCCCCACCGGGCAGGACCCCGCCGACCTGGAGGCGCAGGCCGCACGGGTGCGGACCGCGGAGGCCGAGCTCACGGCGGACGTCGAGCTCGCCCGGGCCGCCGTCACGGCCGCCGGGACCGCGCGGCAGGAGGCGGAGGCCGCTGCCGGTGCGGCCGAGCGGGCGCTCGCGGACCTGCAGCGCAGCGCCGCCGACCGCCGCGAGGGCGTCGCGCGGCTCGCCGGGCAGGTCGCCGCCCGCCGCAGCCGCGTCGAGGCGACGGAGGCCGAGATCGGTCGGTTGCGCGCATCGCTCGCCGCGGCCGAGGAGCGCGCCCGCGACGCCACGACGCAGTTCGCGGCGCTGGAGTCCCAGGTCGCCGGCGTGGAGCAGGGCGAGGAAGGACTCGACGCCGAGCACGAGGCCGCCGCCGAGGCCCTCGACACCGCCACCGCCCGCGTCGCGGAGCTCGAGGACGCGCTGCGCGCGGCGGAGCGGGAGCGGGACCAGCAGACGTCCCGCGCCGAGACGCTCGAGATGTCCCTCAGCCGCAAGGACGGTGCCGGTGCGCTGCTGGCCGCCGACACCCTGCCGGGTGTCGTGGGCTCAGTCGCGGCGCTGCTCAGCGTCGGCGAGCGTGACGAGGAGGCGATCGTCGCGGCGCTCGGGGCCGTGGCCGACGCCGTCGCCGTGGAGTCCGTCGACGCCGCCGTCGACGCGATCCGCCACCTGCGCGCGGAGGACGCCGGCCGCGCCACCCTGCTCGTCGCCGGTGCCTCGCCCGACTCCGACGTCGACCTGCCCGCGGGTGCCGACCGCGCCGTCGACCTCGTGCAGGCGCCCGCGACCGTGCGCGACGCCGTGCGCGCGCTGCTCGCGGACGTGGTCGTCGTGGACGACCTCGCGGCCGCGCGGCCCCTGGTCGCGGCGCACCCGCACCTCGTCGTCGCGACGCGCACGGGTGACGTGCTCTCCCGGCACCGGGCGTCCGGCGGGTCCGCGTCGGCGCCCAGCGCGCTGCACCTGCAGGCGGCCCTCGACACGGCACGCTCGGCCGCCGCCACCGCCACCGCGAGCGCCGAGCGGCTCCGCTTCGAGCTCGCCACGGCACGGGAGGACCGTGCCGCGGCTCAGGAGCAGGTGGACGCGACCCTCGAGCGCCTCAACGAGTCCGACGCCGCCCTCGCGGCGGTGGCGGAGCAGCTCGGCCACCTGGGGTCCGCCGCCCGCGCCGCCCGCGCCGAGGCCGAGCGCGTCCAGCGGTCGCTGGAGGCGGCCGGCGCGACGCTCGAGGCGGACCACGCGACGCTCGTCGAGCTCACCGAACGGCTCGCCGCCGCGCAGGAGGCGCCGCAGGACACCGAGGCGGCGATCGCCGGGGCCACCGCGCGGCGGGACGCGACGGCGCAGGCCGCCACGGCTGCCCGGGGCCGCGAGACGGAGGCGCGTCTCACGCTGCGCACGGGTGAGGAGCGCGCCCGGGCGCTCGCGGGCCGCGCCGAGTCGCTGGAGCGTGCGGCGACCGCCGAGCGGGCCGCGCGCGAGAAGGCCGCCCGCCGGCAGCAGGAGCGGGCCCGCCAGGCCGCCGTGGCGCGCGCGGTGCAGACCGCCGCTGCGCGCACCGGGGAGCTCCTCGACCGGGCGCTGCGCCGCGCCGCGGACGAGCGCGACGCCGCCGAGGCCGCCCGCGCCGAGCGCGACGCCGCCCTGACGACCGTCCGCGCGCAGGTCGACGTGCTGGTGCGGGACCTGGCCGAGCTCACGGACGTGGCGCACAAGGACGAGGTGGCCCGTGCCGAGCAGCGGCTGCGCATCGAGCAGCTGGAGACCCGCGCGGTCGAGGAGCTGGGGCTCGACCCCGAGGTGCTGCTCGAGGAGTTCGGTCCCCACCGCGACGTCCCCGTCGTGCTGCCGCCGGGGACCGAGCCGGCACCGGAGGCGCCGACCGCCGTGCCCTACGTGCGTGCGGAGCAGGAGAAGCGCCTGCGGTCGGCGGAGCGTGCGCTCGCGCAGCTCGGACGGGTCAACCCCCTGGCGCTCGAGGAGTTCGATGCGCTGGAGGAGCGGCACCGGTTCCTCGTCGAGCAGCTCGCCGACCTCAAGAAGTCGCGCAGCGACCTGCTGGAGATCGTCAAGGACATCGACCAGCGGGTCGAGCAGGTGTTCACCGAGGCGTACCGGGACACCGCCGCCGCCTTCGACGTCGTGTTCCCGCGGCTGTTCCCGGGCGGTGAGGGACGGCTGGTCCTCACGGACCCGGACGACATGCTGACCACGGGCATCGAGGTCGAGGCGCGACCCGCCGGCAAGAAGGTGAAGCGGCTGTCGCTGCTGTCGGGCGGCGAGCGCTCGCTCACGGCCGTCGCGCTGCTGGTGGCGATCTTCAAGGCGCGGCCGAGCCCGTTCTACGTCATGGACGAGGTCGAGGCTGCGCTGGACGACGCCAACCTGGGCCGGCTGCTGGAGATCTTCCGGGAGCTGCAGCAGGACTCGCAGCTGATCGTCGTCACGCACCAGAAGCGCACCATGGAGATCGCGGACGCGCTGTACGGGGTCACGATGCGCGGCGACGGCGTGACCACCGTCATCAGCCAGCGCATGACCGACGACGTCCCCGCCTGA
- the ftsY gene encoding signal recognition particle-docking protein FtsY, translating into MDFNDLLPYLVGVPVLAAGVAAAVRLRRRPTDTPRTDTRPAETPPAGGAPAAGTAVADRPAAPADTGPAVPDEGPEVTGTTDLLEVPEDLATPPLETPAPTAGRLRRLRERLARSGSPLGTRLLGVLSRDQLTEDDWDELEETLLLADVGAGPTDELIEALRTRVRVEGLRDGEQARAVLREQLLALVDPTLDRTLHTTPTTGEDGARVPAVVLVVGVNGTGKTTTVGKLARVLVADGSSVVLGAADTFRAAAADQLETWGSRVGVPTVRSDRDGADPAAVAFDAVRAGVRDGADVVLVDTAGRLQNKAGLMDELGKITRVITRTAPLSEVLLVLDATTGQNGLNQARVFGEVAGVTGIVLTKLDGTAKGGIVVAVQRELGVPVKLVGLGEGPDDLAPFDPEAFVDGLLQS; encoded by the coding sequence GTGGACTTCAACGACCTTCTGCCCTACCTGGTCGGCGTGCCCGTGCTCGCCGCGGGCGTCGCCGCCGCCGTGCGCCTGCGCCGCCGTCCCACGGACACGCCGCGCACCGACACCCGGCCCGCCGAGACGCCGCCTGCCGGGGGTGCCCCCGCCGCGGGGACCGCCGTCGCGGACCGTCCGGCCGCGCCCGCCGACACCGGACCCGCCGTGCCCGACGAGGGCCCGGAGGTCACCGGTACGACCGACCTGCTCGAGGTCCCCGAGGACCTCGCGACCCCGCCGCTGGAGACCCCGGCCCCCACCGCGGGCCGGCTGCGGCGGCTGCGCGAGCGGCTCGCCCGCTCGGGCTCGCCGCTGGGCACCCGGCTGCTGGGCGTGCTCTCGCGCGACCAGCTGACGGAGGACGACTGGGACGAGCTCGAGGAGACCCTGCTTCTCGCGGACGTGGGTGCCGGACCCACCGACGAGCTGATCGAGGCGCTGCGCACGCGCGTGCGCGTGGAGGGGCTGCGGGACGGCGAGCAGGCGCGCGCCGTGCTGCGCGAGCAGCTCCTCGCTCTCGTGGACCCCACGCTCGACCGGACGCTGCACACCACGCCGACCACCGGGGAGGACGGCGCCCGCGTGCCGGCCGTCGTCCTCGTCGTCGGGGTGAACGGCACCGGCAAGACCACCACCGTCGGCAAGCTGGCGCGCGTCCTCGTGGCCGACGGCAGCAGCGTCGTGCTCGGCGCGGCCGACACCTTCCGCGCGGCGGCGGCCGACCAGCTCGAGACCTGGGGCTCACGCGTGGGGGTCCCCACGGTCCGCTCCGACCGTGACGGTGCCGACCCGGCCGCGGTCGCGTTCGACGCGGTGCGTGCGGGTGTGCGCGACGGCGCCGACGTCGTGCTCGTCGACACGGCCGGCCGGCTGCAGAACAAGGCCGGGCTGATGGACGAGCTCGGCAAGATCACGCGCGTCATCACCCGCACGGCCCCGCTGTCCGAGGTGCTGCTCGTGCTGGACGCGACGACCGGCCAGAACGGGCTGAACCAGGCGCGGGTGTTCGGCGAGGTCGCCGGCGTCACCGGCATCGTGCTGACCAAGCTCGACGGCACCGCCAAGGGCGGCATCGTCGTGGCGGTGCAGCGCGAGCTGGGGGTGCCGGTCAAGCTGGTCGGGCTGGGT